In Salmo salar chromosome ssa03, Ssal_v3.1, whole genome shotgun sequence, a single genomic region encodes these proteins:
- the LOC106600793 gene encoding all-trans-retinol 13,14-reductase, translated as MWIIVAIICAALATFLYKYVFRTSGPNPFDIDTRAPLKPLVTQKKEKNKVLKQGFLASKVPEKLDAIVIGSGIGGLGVAVLLAKVGKRVLVLEQHDRAGGCCHTFTEKGFEFDVGIHYIGDLLEHKPFRCMLDQLTNGQLQWEPLDNPFDQVVLGPPGNRRTYPIYSGRDRFPDELKKFFPGEEAAIDEYMRLVKKAGHNIWFLGLLKLIPVPLAKFLVYTGLANRLSFFFRMASRSVTEVVNELTKNNDLRAIFSYIFGTYGNMPKDASFSMHSLMVCHYLTGAWYPIGGASEIAYHMIPIVEKAGGAVLVRAPVNRILFNDNKEAIGVSVIKGQEEIHVHAPMVISNAGIFNTYQQLLPKELQAMPAIQKQLGMMKNGAGGLSIFLGLTGTKEDLGLKANNYWIFTEHNMDELVETYLKGNREESAKSVPVLFVASPSAKDPTWEERSPGKCTLSLVSFANYEWFGEWKDDKVTNRGTDYKELKQIFCDSILEVVMSVFPKITRDKVEFIEAGTPITNTHYIGAPKGEIYGADHGTARFSAECNATVRPQTPLKNLYLTGQDVFVCGFAGALAGALTCGSVILNRNLHLDAIALAKKTKRVDTKKLK; from the exons ATGTGGATCATTGTAGCAATCATTTGTGCGGCTCTAGCTACATTCCTATACAAATATGTGTTCCGTACATCCGGACCAAATCCTTTCGATATCGACACTCGTGCGCCGCTTAAACCACTGGTCACCCAAAAGAAGGAGAAAAACAAAGTTCTGAAGCAGG GTTTCTTGGCTAGTAAAGTACCTGAGAAACTAGATGCCATTGTCATTGGCAGTGGAATTGGTGGTCTTGGGGTGGCGGTGCTGCTTGCTAAGGTTGGAAAGCGGGTCCTGGTTCTGGAGCAACATGATCGGGCTGGAGGCTGCTGCCACACCTTTACAGAGAAAGGCTTTGAGTTTGACGTGG GTATCCACTACATCGGGGACCTGTTGGAACATAAGCCCTTCCGCTGCATGCTTGACCAGCTTACCAATGGTCAGCTGCAGTGGGAGCCCCTGGACAACCCGTTTGACCAGGTGGTGTTGGGCCCTCCTGGAAACAGGCGCACCTACCCCATCTACAGTGGCAGGGACCGTTTCCCCGACGAGCTGAAGAAGTTCTTTCCTGGGGAGGAGGCGGCCATCGATGAGTACATGAGGCTGGTCAAG AAAGCAGGACACAACATTTGGTTCCTGGGTCTGCTGAAGCTCATTCCTGTCCCCCTGGCCAAGTTCCTGGTGTACACAGGCCTGGCCAATCGTCTGTCATTCTTCTTCCGCATGGCGTCTCGCAGCGTGACAGAGGTGGTCAATGAGCTGACTAAGAACAATGACCTCAGGGCCATCTTCAGCTACATCTTTGGCACTTACG GTAACATGCCCAAGGATGCCAGCTTCTCCATGcacagcctgatggtctgccaCTACCTGACTGGCGCCTGGTACCCAATAGGAGGAGCCAGTGAGATCGCCTACCACATGATCCCTATCGTTGAGAAAGCCGGGGGGGCCGTGCTCGTCCGCGCCCCAGTCAACCGCATCCTGTTCAACGACAACAAGGAGGCTATTG GTGTGAGCGTGATAAAGGGTCAGGAGGAGATCCATGTACATGCTCCAATGGTCATCTCCAATGCCGGCATCTTCAACACCTACCAGCAGCTGCTGCCTAAGGAACTCCAGGCCATGCCAG CCATCCAGAAGCAGCTTGGTATGATGAAAAACGGGGCAGGAGGTCTGAGCATCTTCCTGGGCCTGACCGGAACCAAGGAGGACCTGGGCCTCAAAGCAAACAACTACTGGATCTTCACAGAGCACAACATGGATGAACT GGTTGAGACCTATCTGAAGGGAAACAGGGAGGAGTCAGCGAAAAGTGTTCCCGTCCTCTTTGTGGCCTCTCCATCAGCCAAAGATCCCACCTGGGAGGAACGATCACCAG GCAAGTGCACCCTGAGTCTGGTGAGCTTTGCTAACTATGAGTGGTTTGGGGAGTGGAAGGATGACAAGGTGACCAACAGAGGGACTGATTACAAGGAGCTGAAGCAGATATTCTGTGACTCGATTCTGGAGGTGGTGATGAGCGTCTTCCCCAAGATTACCAGGGACAAG GTTGAGTTCATCGAGGCTGGAACacccataacaaacacacactacattgGAGCCCCAAAAGGGGAGATCTACGGAGCAGACCATGGCACCGCTCGTTTCAGCGCTGAGTGCAATGCTACCGTGAGGCCCCAGACACCCCTGAAAAACCTCTACCTCACAG GTcaggatgtgtttgtgtgtggcttTGCTGGTGCACTGGCTGGGGCTCTCACCTGTGGTTCTGTCATCCTCAACCGTAACCTGCACCTGGATGCCATTGCTCTGGCCAAGAAGACCAAACGTGTCGACACTAAGAAGTTGAAGTAA
- the cdk21 gene encoding cyclin-dependent kinase 6, with product MEGNGCDEHRNYEILAEIGEGAYGKVYKAREVRDQQRLVAVKKLNIPGHTESGIPAFMIREVALLRKIGYFNHPNIVKLLDVSAGLKNRSLDLMLVFEYIDQDLSTFLTTVPSTGLSLDKIKDVMVQLLQGLDFLHTNMLVHRDLKPENVLVSSRGEVKIADFGLARIYTYHIALTPCVVTLWYRAPEVLLHSGYMSSVDMWSAGCIFAELFLLRPLFRGYTEAQQLQKIFEVIGLPSEEDWPRESPISYSRSWCPRDPCTQLLSNLGQEENNLLLQCLEFSPTNRISASRALSHPFLVCA from the exons ATGGAGGGCAATGGGTGCGATGAACATCGGAATTATGAAATACTTGCAGAGATAGGCGAAGGCGCATATGGCAAAGTGTACAAGGCCAGAGAGGTCCGCGATCAACAGCGACTCGTAGCGGTGAAGAAGTTGAACATACCCGGACACACGGAGAGTGGGATCCCTGCTTTCATGATCCGAGAGGTGGCGCTCTTGCGTAAGATCGGGTATTTCAACCATCCCAACATTGTAAA GTTGTTGGATGTATCTGCTGGTCTGAAGAACAGGAGTTTGGACCTGATGCTGGTGTTTGAGTACATCGACCAAGACCTGTCTACCTTCCTCACCACGGTCCCCAGCACTGGACTGAGTCTTGACAAAATTAAG GATGTGATGGTGCAGCTGCTGCAAGGGCTGGACTTCCTGCACACCAACATGCTGGTGCACCGCGACCTGAAGCCGGAGAATGTACTGGTTAGTAGCCGTGGAGAGGTGAAGATCGCTGACTTTGGGCTGGCGCGCATCTACACCTATCACATCGCCCTTACACCCTGT gtggTGACACTGTGGTACAGGGCCCCCGAGGTGCTGCTCCACTCTGGTTACATGTCCTCCGTGGACATGTGGAGCGCTGGCTGCATTTTTGCCGAACTATTCCTTTTGAGACCGTTGTTCCGTGGATACACTGAGGCTCAGCAGCTCCAGAAAATCTTTGA GGTGATTGGCTTGCCCAGCGAGGAGGACTGGCCCAGGGAGAGCCCCATCTCATACTCTCGTAGCTGGTGCCCCAGAGACCCCTGCACACAGCTCTTATCCAACCTGGGCCAGGAGGAGAACAACCTACTCCTT CAATGTCTAGAGTTCAGCCCGACCAATCGCATCTCAGCTTCCAGAGCCCTCTCCCACCCTTTCCTGGTGTGCGCCTGA